One window of the Cryptomeria japonica chromosome 7, Sugi_1.0, whole genome shotgun sequence genome contains the following:
- the LOC131039892 gene encoding SKP1-like protein 12 — protein sequence MAELPNTTMANECKVKLKSKDDKIFEVEYAVAMQSQTLKNALAHTGCTDTALPLHDISSQILAKVIEYCEYHVNAANTISEKDVKTWDEELVKHMDQDTLFRLIVAAKYLEIHNLVDLMCKTIADRIKDKSVEELREIFHVQNDFTPEEEEQVRRETKWAHGE from the coding sequence ATGGCAGAGCTTCCCAACACAACCATGGCGAACGAATGTAAGGTGAAGTTGAAGAGTAAGGATGACAAGATATTCGAGGTAGAGTATGCCGTAGCCATGCAGTCGCAGACGTTAAAGAACGCTCTCGCTCACACGGGCTGCACGGATACCGCCCTGCCTTTGCACGACATTTCCAGTCAAATTTTGGCGAAGGTGATCGAGTACTGCGAATATCATGTTAATGCCGCCAACACCATCTCAGAGAAGGATGTGAAGACGTGGGATGAGGAGTTGGTGAAGCACATGGATCAGGATACCCTTTTTCGTCTCATTGTTGCTGCAAAGTACCTGGAAATACACAATCTTGTCGACTTAATGTGCAAAACTATAGCAGACAGGATTAAGGACAAAAGCGTAGAAGAGCTCAGAGAGATTTTTCACGTACAAAATGACTTCACTCCTGAAGAGGAGGAACAAGTCAGGCGTGAAACTAAATGGGCGCATGGGGAGTAA